Proteins encoded within one genomic window of Gambusia affinis linkage group LG09, SWU_Gaff_1.0, whole genome shotgun sequence:
- the anxa6 gene encoding annexin A6 isoform X1: MVFRGTLSDALDFDPSFDAETLYNAMKGIGSDKETILDLITSRSNAQRQEVIAAYKCSFGQDLIEDLKYELTGKFERLIVSLMRTPPYHDAKEIHDAVKGAGTNERCLIEILASRNNKQIQDMVEAYKDAYGRDIEEDVIVDTSGHFKKMLVVLLQGTRDESGVVDADLVQQDAQDLYAAGEEKWGTDEATFIMILGNRSVTHLRMVFDEYEKIAEMSIEDSIKNELSGDFERLMLAVVQCIRSVPMFFAKRLYKSMKGLGTADNTLIRIMISRSEIDMLDIRECFRLKYEKSLYNMIQDDTSGDYKRTLLNLCGGDDDLAGEFFPEAAQIAYKMWELSAMTKVQLRPTVRPAPDFDPAADAQALRKAMKGFGTDEDAIIDIVAQRSNAQRQEIRQAFKSLLGRDLMKDLKSELSKNLERLIIGLMLTPAEFDAKMMKKAIEGAGTDEHALIEILVTRSNEEIQAMNDAYRAGYKKSLEDAIHSDTSGHFCRILVSLVQGAREEGPADVERACADAQELADACNAESDDMEIKFMSILCTRSFPHLRRVFQEFVRCTNKDIEQIIKKEMSGDVKNAFYAIVRSVKNQPSYFADRLYKAMKGLGTDDRALIRIMVSRSEVDLFNIRKEFKETHDVSLHEFIQVETMIGDTSGDYRKTLLILCGGED; the protein is encoded by the exons ATG gtgttCAGAGGTACACTATCTGATGCTCTGGACTTTGATCCCAGCTTTGATGCTGAGACTCTTTACAATGCCATGAAAGGCATTG GTAGTGACAAAGAAACAATCTTGGACCTGATCACCTCTCGGAGTAACGCACAGAGGCAAGAAGTCATCGCAGCGTACAAATGCAGCTTTGGGCAG GATCTGATTGAAGATCTGAAATATGAGCTCACTGGAAAGTTTGAGCGTCTCATCGTGAGTCTGATGAGAACCCCTCCGTACCATGATGCTAAGGAAATACATGATGCAGTCAAA GGAGCCGGAACAAACGAAAGATGCCTGATTGAAATCCTGGCGTCCAGAAATAACAAACAGATACAAGATATGGTTGAGGCCTACAAGGACG CGTATGGCAGGGACATAGAGGAGGACGTTATTGTGGACACATCGGGTCACTTTAAGAAGATGCTGGTTGTTCTGCTTCAG GGGACCAGAGATGAATCTGGAGTGGTGGATGCAGACCTGGTGCAGCAGGACGCACAA GACCTGTACGCTGCTGGAGAGGAGAAGTGGGGGACGGACGAAGCAACGTTCATCATGATCCTAGGAAACCGCAGTGTGACCCACCTTCGCATGG tttTTGATGAATATGAGAAGATTGCAGAGATGTCCATCGAGGATAGCATTAAGAACGAGCTGTCTGGAGACTTTGAAAGGCTCATGCTGGCTGTTG TCCAGTGTATAAGGAGCGTTCCCATGTTCTTTGCCAAACGTCTCTACAAATCAATGAAG gGCCTCGGCACAGCTGATAATACTCTCATCCGCATCATGATTTCTCGCTCTGAAATTGACATGCTGGACATCCGGGAGTGTTTCCGTCTCAAATACGAGAAGTCGCTTTACAACATGATACAG GACGATACGTCAGGCGATTACAAGAGGACTCTGCTTAACCTGTGTGGAGGGGATGATGA CTTAGCTGGAGAGTTCTTCCCTGAAGCTGCTCAGATAGCCTACAAGATGTGGGAATTAAGTGCCATGACCAAAGTGCAG CTGAGGCCCACAGTCCGCCCTGCGCCTGATTTCGACCCTGCAGCCGATGCACAAGCTTTGAGGAAAGCTATGAAGGGTTTTG GAACAGATGAGGATGCCATCATTGACATCGTTGCACAAAGAAGCAACGCCCAGAGGCAGGAAATCAGACAGGCCTTCAAATCCCTTCTGGGAAGG GACTTGATGAAGGATCTGAAGTCTGAGCTGTCAAAGAACTTAGAGCGGCTGATTATTGGGCTCATGCTGACCCCAGCAGAGTTTGATGCCAAAATGATGAAAAAGGCAATAGAG GGAGCTGGGACAGATGAGCATGCTCTGATTGAGATCCTAGTTACCAGAAGTAATGAGGAAATACAAGCCATGAATGATGCCTACAGAGCAG GCTACAAGAAGTCTTTGGAGGACGCCATTCATTCAGACACATCAGGCCACTTCTGTCGCATCCTTGTTTCTCTCGTGCAG GGCGCAAGAGAAGAAGGGCCTGCAGATGTGGAAAGAGCCTGTGCAGACGCTCAG GAACTTGCAGATGCTTGCAATGCAGAGTCTGATGACATGGAGATAAAGTTCATGAGCATCCTGTGCACCAGGAGCTTCCCACACCTCAGGAGAG TGTTTCAGGAGTTTGTCAGATGCACCAACAAGGATATTGAGCAGATTATCAAGAAGGAAATGTCTGGCGATGTCAAAAACGCCTTTTATGCAATAG TCCGCAGTGTGAAGAACCAGCCATCTTACTTTGCAGACCGTTTGTATAAAGCCATGAAG GGACTTGGTACGGACGACAGAGCCCTGATCCGGATCATGGTGTCCCGTAGCGAGGTTGACCTTTTCAACATTCGCAAAGAGTTCAAAGAAACGCACGACGTCTCCCTCCATGAATTCATCCAGGTAGAGACTATGATT GGCGACACCTCAGGAGACTATCGTAAAACCCTGCTGATCCTCTGCGGAGGGGAAGATTAA
- the anxa6 gene encoding annexin A6 isoform X2, with amino-acid sequence MVFRGTLSDALDFDPSFDAETLYNAMKGIGSDKETILDLITSRSNAQRQEVIAAYKCSFGQDLIEDLKYELTGKFERLIVSLMRTPPYHDAKEIHDAVKGAGTNERCLIEILASRNNKQIQDMVEAYKDAYGRDIEEDVIVDTSGHFKKMLVVLLQGTRDESGVVDADLVQQDAQDLYAAGEEKWGTDEATFIMILGNRSVTHLRMVFDEYEKIAEMSIEDSIKNELSGDFERLMLAVVQCIRSVPMFFAKRLYKSMKGLGTADNTLIRIMISRSEIDMLDIRECFRLKYEKSLYNMIQDDTSGDYKRTLLNLCGGDDDLAGEFFPEAAQIAYKMWELSAMTKVQLRPTVRPAPDFDPAADAQALRKAMKGFGTDEDAIIDIVAQRSNAQRQEIRQAFKSLLGRDLMKDLKSELSKNLERLIIGLMLTPAEFDAKMMKKAIEGAGTDEHALIEILVTRSNEEIQAMNDAYRAGYKKSLEDAIHSDTSGHFCRILVSLVQGAREEGPADVERACADAQELADACNAESDDMEIKFMSILCTRSFPHLRRVFQEFVRCTNKDIEQIIKKEMSGDVKNAFYAIVRSVKNQPSYFADRLYKAMKGLGTDDRALIRIMVSRSEVDLFNIRKEFKETHDVSLHEFIQGDTSGDYRKTLLILCGGED; translated from the exons ATG gtgttCAGAGGTACACTATCTGATGCTCTGGACTTTGATCCCAGCTTTGATGCTGAGACTCTTTACAATGCCATGAAAGGCATTG GTAGTGACAAAGAAACAATCTTGGACCTGATCACCTCTCGGAGTAACGCACAGAGGCAAGAAGTCATCGCAGCGTACAAATGCAGCTTTGGGCAG GATCTGATTGAAGATCTGAAATATGAGCTCACTGGAAAGTTTGAGCGTCTCATCGTGAGTCTGATGAGAACCCCTCCGTACCATGATGCTAAGGAAATACATGATGCAGTCAAA GGAGCCGGAACAAACGAAAGATGCCTGATTGAAATCCTGGCGTCCAGAAATAACAAACAGATACAAGATATGGTTGAGGCCTACAAGGACG CGTATGGCAGGGACATAGAGGAGGACGTTATTGTGGACACATCGGGTCACTTTAAGAAGATGCTGGTTGTTCTGCTTCAG GGGACCAGAGATGAATCTGGAGTGGTGGATGCAGACCTGGTGCAGCAGGACGCACAA GACCTGTACGCTGCTGGAGAGGAGAAGTGGGGGACGGACGAAGCAACGTTCATCATGATCCTAGGAAACCGCAGTGTGACCCACCTTCGCATGG tttTTGATGAATATGAGAAGATTGCAGAGATGTCCATCGAGGATAGCATTAAGAACGAGCTGTCTGGAGACTTTGAAAGGCTCATGCTGGCTGTTG TCCAGTGTATAAGGAGCGTTCCCATGTTCTTTGCCAAACGTCTCTACAAATCAATGAAG gGCCTCGGCACAGCTGATAATACTCTCATCCGCATCATGATTTCTCGCTCTGAAATTGACATGCTGGACATCCGGGAGTGTTTCCGTCTCAAATACGAGAAGTCGCTTTACAACATGATACAG GACGATACGTCAGGCGATTACAAGAGGACTCTGCTTAACCTGTGTGGAGGGGATGATGA CTTAGCTGGAGAGTTCTTCCCTGAAGCTGCTCAGATAGCCTACAAGATGTGGGAATTAAGTGCCATGACCAAAGTGCAG CTGAGGCCCACAGTCCGCCCTGCGCCTGATTTCGACCCTGCAGCCGATGCACAAGCTTTGAGGAAAGCTATGAAGGGTTTTG GAACAGATGAGGATGCCATCATTGACATCGTTGCACAAAGAAGCAACGCCCAGAGGCAGGAAATCAGACAGGCCTTCAAATCCCTTCTGGGAAGG GACTTGATGAAGGATCTGAAGTCTGAGCTGTCAAAGAACTTAGAGCGGCTGATTATTGGGCTCATGCTGACCCCAGCAGAGTTTGATGCCAAAATGATGAAAAAGGCAATAGAG GGAGCTGGGACAGATGAGCATGCTCTGATTGAGATCCTAGTTACCAGAAGTAATGAGGAAATACAAGCCATGAATGATGCCTACAGAGCAG GCTACAAGAAGTCTTTGGAGGACGCCATTCATTCAGACACATCAGGCCACTTCTGTCGCATCCTTGTTTCTCTCGTGCAG GGCGCAAGAGAAGAAGGGCCTGCAGATGTGGAAAGAGCCTGTGCAGACGCTCAG GAACTTGCAGATGCTTGCAATGCAGAGTCTGATGACATGGAGATAAAGTTCATGAGCATCCTGTGCACCAGGAGCTTCCCACACCTCAGGAGAG TGTTTCAGGAGTTTGTCAGATGCACCAACAAGGATATTGAGCAGATTATCAAGAAGGAAATGTCTGGCGATGTCAAAAACGCCTTTTATGCAATAG TCCGCAGTGTGAAGAACCAGCCATCTTACTTTGCAGACCGTTTGTATAAAGCCATGAAG GGACTTGGTACGGACGACAGAGCCCTGATCCGGATCATGGTGTCCCGTAGCGAGGTTGACCTTTTCAACATTCGCAAAGAGTTCAAAGAAACGCACGACGTCTCCCTCCATGAATTCATCCAG GGCGACACCTCAGGAGACTATCGTAAAACCCTGCTGATCCTCTGCGGAGGGGAAGATTAA
- the tnip1 gene encoding TNFAIP3-interacting protein 1 isoform X2 — MEGKGPYRIYDPGGSEVKARDEVVGGSSYRQLLEENSMLRERMKGLKSLGDLLEESQSEASRLRQRVEELVRDNEALKSASYAASLCAGAPVHTEAQSKPCLHPTAEKEEQSSCLGRTLQPEKPHEALLESERGNMEGRNSDALAAGLVAGALPQLPQENNELASQLKRLESSFSIFAEESNPNQLLAHLGRMAVEFHHLSSKVQKNEQRTSLLQTLCEQLRQENNELRKKMEEDHHIRNRDLEQLRLENQKLKELVTGGTAVVSTASPSETETPEAKDEPVKEESPAVRPKMEATTPQKSGKSAEKTPAKACDIEVYEKKIKLLEKQRKDVLEVNKQWDIQWNAMKSQFEQKITDLRQRLAESQKTVLELEAEREQRQRDYDKKLLLAKSKIENVQGEKECLNSETTELKQKVRYLQDQLLPLSKQREYQEKEIQRLNRALEEALNLHSPSSSQQPPGPGNFADAANNLKKQELLTQIAVLKEQVKIFEEDFRKERSDRERMNEEKEDLRRQVERLQGQITNLTNQLHQAQNECQRERTERCKLERLQMQHHKQVGTQGLEGWPIHFPPRMPNAAGATAAAAAAAPPPARDFQPVTPGFPWQMSFPQPRGARAVGESSRPPPENADQSTAATATGFGKRERQNIDPGKH, encoded by the exons ATGGAAGGGAAAGGTCCGTATCGCATCTACGATCCCGGTGGGAGTGAGGTCAAGGCCAGGGATGAGGTTGTGGGGGGCAGCAGCTATCgccagctgctggaggagaacaGCATGCTGAGGGAACGGATGAAGGGACTTAAGAGCTTAG GTGATCTTTTGGAAGAATCCCAGTCGGAGGCGTCGAGGCTTCGACAGCGGGTGGAGGAGCTGGTGAGGGACAATGAAGCTTTAAAGTCAGCCAGCTATGCCGCCAGTCTGTGCGCGGGAGCGCCCGTTCACACCGAGGCTCAAA GCAAACCCTGTTTACACCCCACTGCAGAGAAGGAGGAGCAATCAAGCTGTTTAGGGAGAACACTTCAGCCAGAGAAGCCCCAT GAGGCCTTATTGGAATCTGAAAGGGGGAATATGGAGGGAAGGAACTCTGATGCCTTGGCT GCCGGGTTGGTGGCAGGAGCGCTTCCCCAGCTTCCTCAGGAGAACAACGAGCTGGCGAGTCAGCTGAAGCGGCTGGAGAGCTCTTTCAGCATATTTGCAGAGGAGTCGAACCCAAACCAGCTGCTGGCTCACCTCGGCCGCATGGCGGTGGAGTTTCACCATCTCTCCTCAAAGGTCCAGAAGAACGAACAGAGGACCTCTCTCCTACAG ACGCTGTGTGAGCAGCTCAGACAGGAAAACAATGAGCTTcgaaagaaaatggaagaagatCATCATATCAGGAATCGAGACTTGGAGCAGCTCAG ACTGGAGAATCAGAAACTGAAGGAGCTGGTCACGGGAGGAACAGCAGTGGTGTCGACTGCTTCACCGTCAGAAACGGAGACTCCAGAGGCAAAAGACGAGCCGGTTAAGGAGGAATCTCCGGCTGTTCGACCTAAAATGGAGGCCACCACACCGCAGAAG AGTGGAAAATCAGCAGAGAAAACCCCAGCTAAAGCATGTGACATAGAGGTGTACGAAAAGAAGATCAAGCTTTTGGAGAAGCAGAGAAAGGAT GTTCTGGAGGTGAACAAGCAGTGGGACATTCAGTGGAACGCCATGAAGTCACAGTTTGAGCAGAAG ATCACAGACCTCAGGCAACGTCTGGCCGAGTCCCAGAAAACTGTGCTGGAGCTGGAGGCCGAGCGAGAGCAGAGGCAGCGCGACTACGACAagaaactgctgctggccaAGTCCAAGATTGAGAACGTACAG GGTGAGAAGGAGTGTTTAAACTCTGAAACAACTGAGCTGAAGCAGAAGGTTCGCTACCTGCAGGATCAGCTGCTGCCCCTCAGTAAGCAGAGGGAATACCAGGAGAAAGAGATCCAACGCCTGAACAGG gcCTTGGAGGAAGCCTTGAACTTGCATTCCCCCTCTTCCTCTCAGCAGCCTCCTGGACCCGGGAACTTTGCAGATGCAGCCAATAACCTGAAAAAACAGGAGCTGCTCACACAAATCGCTGTACTAAAAGAACAG gTGAAAATCTTCGAAGAGGACTTTAGGAAAGAAAGAAGTGACAGGGAGCGGATGAATGAGGAGAAAGAGGATCTGAGACGGCAAGTTGAGAGGCTCCAGGGTCAGATCACCAATTTGACCAATCAA CTTCATCAAGCTCAGAACGAGTGTCAGAGAGAACGCACAGAGAGATGTAAGCTGGAGAGACTGCAGATGCAGCATCACAAACAG GTGGGAACGCAGGGCCTGGAGGGCTGGCCCATTCACTTCCCTCCCCGGATGCCCAACGCAGCGGGCGCCACAGCAGCAGCCGCCGCCGCAGCACCGCCCCCAGCTCGAGACTTCCAACCCGTTACCCCG GGTTTTCCATGGCAGATGTCATTCCCTCAACCACGAGGGGCCAGAGCAGTAGGAGAGAGCTCAAGACCGCCACCAGAGAATGCAG ATCAGTCAACAGCAGCCACAGCAACAGGGTTTGGCAAAAGGGAGAGACAGAACATCGACCCCGGAAAGCACTAA
- the tnip1 gene encoding TNFAIP3-interacting protein 1 isoform X1, whose amino-acid sequence MEGKGPYRIYDPGGSEVKARDEVVGGSSYRQLLEENSMLRERMKGLKSLGDLLEESQSEASRLRQRVEELVRDNEALKSASYAASLCAGAPVHTEAQSKPCLHPTAEKEEQSSCLGRTLQPEKPHEALLESERGNMEGRNSDALAAGLVAGALPQLPQENNELASQLKRLESSFSIFAEESNPNQLLAHLGRMAVEFHHLSSKVQKNEQRTSLLQTLCEQLRQENNELRKKMEEDHHIRNRDLEQLRLENQKLKELVTGGTAVVSTASPSETETPEAKDEPVKEESPAVRPKMEATTPQKSGKSAEKTPAKACDIEVYEKKIKLLEKQRKDVLEVNKQWDIQWNAMKSQFEQKITDLRQRLAESQKTVLELEAEREQRQRDYDKKLLLAKSKIENVQGEKECLNSETTELKQKVRYLQDQLLPLSKQREYQEKEIQRLNRALEEALNLHSPSSSQQPPGPGNFADAANNLKKQELLTQIAVLKEQVKIFEEDFRKERSDRERMNEEKEDLRRQVERLQGQITNLTNQLHQAQNECQRERTERCKLERLQMQHHKQGQQQERRTSDPTSGSVNGPLSPPYCGPFVQVGTQGLEGWPIHFPPRMPNAAGATAAAAAAAPPPARDFQPVTPGFPWQMSFPQPRGARAVGESSRPPPENADQSTAATATGFGKRERQNIDPGKH is encoded by the exons ATGGAAGGGAAAGGTCCGTATCGCATCTACGATCCCGGTGGGAGTGAGGTCAAGGCCAGGGATGAGGTTGTGGGGGGCAGCAGCTATCgccagctgctggaggagaacaGCATGCTGAGGGAACGGATGAAGGGACTTAAGAGCTTAG GTGATCTTTTGGAAGAATCCCAGTCGGAGGCGTCGAGGCTTCGACAGCGGGTGGAGGAGCTGGTGAGGGACAATGAAGCTTTAAAGTCAGCCAGCTATGCCGCCAGTCTGTGCGCGGGAGCGCCCGTTCACACCGAGGCTCAAA GCAAACCCTGTTTACACCCCACTGCAGAGAAGGAGGAGCAATCAAGCTGTTTAGGGAGAACACTTCAGCCAGAGAAGCCCCAT GAGGCCTTATTGGAATCTGAAAGGGGGAATATGGAGGGAAGGAACTCTGATGCCTTGGCT GCCGGGTTGGTGGCAGGAGCGCTTCCCCAGCTTCCTCAGGAGAACAACGAGCTGGCGAGTCAGCTGAAGCGGCTGGAGAGCTCTTTCAGCATATTTGCAGAGGAGTCGAACCCAAACCAGCTGCTGGCTCACCTCGGCCGCATGGCGGTGGAGTTTCACCATCTCTCCTCAAAGGTCCAGAAGAACGAACAGAGGACCTCTCTCCTACAG ACGCTGTGTGAGCAGCTCAGACAGGAAAACAATGAGCTTcgaaagaaaatggaagaagatCATCATATCAGGAATCGAGACTTGGAGCAGCTCAG ACTGGAGAATCAGAAACTGAAGGAGCTGGTCACGGGAGGAACAGCAGTGGTGTCGACTGCTTCACCGTCAGAAACGGAGACTCCAGAGGCAAAAGACGAGCCGGTTAAGGAGGAATCTCCGGCTGTTCGACCTAAAATGGAGGCCACCACACCGCAGAAG AGTGGAAAATCAGCAGAGAAAACCCCAGCTAAAGCATGTGACATAGAGGTGTACGAAAAGAAGATCAAGCTTTTGGAGAAGCAGAGAAAGGAT GTTCTGGAGGTGAACAAGCAGTGGGACATTCAGTGGAACGCCATGAAGTCACAGTTTGAGCAGAAG ATCACAGACCTCAGGCAACGTCTGGCCGAGTCCCAGAAAACTGTGCTGGAGCTGGAGGCCGAGCGAGAGCAGAGGCAGCGCGACTACGACAagaaactgctgctggccaAGTCCAAGATTGAGAACGTACAG GGTGAGAAGGAGTGTTTAAACTCTGAAACAACTGAGCTGAAGCAGAAGGTTCGCTACCTGCAGGATCAGCTGCTGCCCCTCAGTAAGCAGAGGGAATACCAGGAGAAAGAGATCCAACGCCTGAACAGG gcCTTGGAGGAAGCCTTGAACTTGCATTCCCCCTCTTCCTCTCAGCAGCCTCCTGGACCCGGGAACTTTGCAGATGCAGCCAATAACCTGAAAAAACAGGAGCTGCTCACACAAATCGCTGTACTAAAAGAACAG gTGAAAATCTTCGAAGAGGACTTTAGGAAAGAAAGAAGTGACAGGGAGCGGATGAATGAGGAGAAAGAGGATCTGAGACGGCAAGTTGAGAGGCTCCAGGGTCAGATCACCAATTTGACCAATCAA CTTCATCAAGCTCAGAACGAGTGTCAGAGAGAACGCACAGAGAGATGTAAGCTGGAGAGACTGCAGATGCAGCATCACAAACAG GGGCAGCAGCAGGAAAGACGTACCTCAGACCCCACGTCGGGCTCAGTGAACGGCCCGCTGAGTCCTCCCTACTGTGGTCCCTTTGTGCAGGTGGGAACGCAGGGCCTGGAGGGCTGGCCCATTCACTTCCCTCCCCGGATGCCCAACGCAGCGGGCGCCACAGCAGCAGCCGCCGCCGCAGCACCGCCCCCAGCTCGAGACTTCCAACCCGTTACCCCG GGTTTTCCATGGCAGATGTCATTCCCTCAACCACGAGGGGCCAGAGCAGTAGGAGAGAGCTCAAGACCGCCACCAGAGAATGCAG ATCAGTCAACAGCAGCCACAGCAACAGGGTTTGGCAAAAGGGAGAGACAGAACATCGACCCCGGAAAGCACTAA